Below is a window of Leuconostoc gasicomitatum LMG 18811 DNA.
GGTACAATTCGTGATAATTTGACCTATGGATTGCCACAACAGTTTTCAGACGAACGTTTGTGGGAAGTTTTACGATTAGCTTATGCGGATAATTTTGTGGATCAACTACCGGAAAAATTAAATACGCAAGTTGGTGAGCGTGGGGTAAAAGTTTCTGGAGGTCAACGTCAACGTTTGGCTATTGCACGTGCTTTCTTGCGAGATCCAAAGATTTTGATGTTAGACGAAGCAACAGCGAGCTTGGATTCGGAATCTGAAGCAATGGTACAACGTGCACTTGAGCAATTAATGCAAGGCCGAACAACACTAGTTATCGCACATCGTTTGTCAACAATTGTTGATGCGGATAAAATTTACTTTATTGAGCATGGCGAAGTGACAGGATCTGGTACTCACCAGGAGCTGTTAGATAATCATAAATTATATGCAGAATACGTGTCTGAACAATTTGTTACCAAATAGTTTAGATCAAAATAATTGGTTATCAAAAAATATTAATGAAATGTGATTATTAATAGAAGATTAAAAATGATATACTTTATACATATAGTAATATTAAATATGAGGGGATAAAAGTATGTATAACTTATGTGAAAAAGTTGGGGAAAGAATGACTAGTAGACAGGCATTCTTTGTAAAAAAATTTGTACAGGTCTTTAGTATAATTGGTGCGATTCAGGTATTAATGAATATTATATCGCATGACTATTTGATTGTTGATTTTGATAAGGTAGTTATTTTTTCAATTGCTGTTAGCATCGTACTCATGAAAAGGAAATACGTTAGCAATACAAAAATTTGTTAGAAGAATACGTTCTCTCCGATAAGAACAAACTGATTGAAATCCATTTGAATTTCAATCAATTACATACTACTAAATAGGGGGGCAGTCATTATGGCACAGATAAAATGGTATGCTGGCGGGCAAGAACGAGGGAAAGTTGCGTTAGAACTTATAATACAGCTACTCAAGGAACTAGACGGCACGGGCACGGCATATGATGATTTAAAACACGTTCTAGCTGTGTATTTTAATGAAATTAAAACCGAATCAGGATCTATACCCTTGATATTTAGCCGAATGAATCTTGATGTCTCAAATGTTATGATAAAAAATCATATCGTGTTACCAGAAAACGCGCAACAAACGATGAAAAAATTATCTCAACTCAATCAATTAAGATATGGGTATTGAAACGATACAGGTAGAAAATATCAAATTACCCCTAACAGATTTATGAAAAAAGTCAATAATATATATTGGCCGAAAAATCAAAGAAACTTGTGTAAATTTGGTTATTTGCTTTTGCTATAATGTGTGTTAGGGGCTGCAGAAAATGAAACAAAGCTCTCTAGGGGTTGCCTATACTTAAAATCTGATGACGGCGGTTGGTAGCGTCTGAGGTGTGAGGTATAGGTTTTTTATTGCGCTAGATATTAAGTAAGGGGGAAATTATGGAAAAAGAACAGTTATTAGCTGTGTTAATGGCATTTAAAGATGGCGAAATTAATGAACAACAAATAGTTGATCACGCATGCAATAGTATTAAGAAAAATGTTAATACAAATAAAGTTCAGAAAGAAGTTGTACGCGATTTGAGAGGATTATTGATCAAGCAAACTTTATCAGAAAATGGCTTGCTACTCTGGCGTCAACTTGAAAATCCTGACATCAATATACCAAGCCGATTCTTTTTTGGTTTGTAATGTGGCGTATATCAATCAAGTAAGAGGAGAATTATGAATAGTCAGAAACAACAATTATGGGACAATATGTCTGTATTAGTAACAGATAATACACTTAGCGAAATGGAAAAGGAAATTTTAGGTATAGCTAATAAGGCATTACGTGGCGGGTTAGATGAGGAAATGATTGCTATTGATTTAAAGCACGAATTATCTTTCTTATCATCCAATCAACCGCTTTCTAAAAATATGGGACCTTTTTTAACAGAGCTATCACGCTTATACTTGGACTATGACCGTCGTGACAATATGAGTATATGAGGTATCATATCAAGATGTACGATCGAGGCAGGTATAATAAATAAACTAGCAAGAGGTGAACGTTGTGATAAATCATATTGCTTTAAACAACTTTGTGAAAAAAAGTGGGACGAATAAACCACTATCCCTTGATCCTAATGAGTTATTATCTCATCATTTAATGATTGTTGGGGCGACAGGAAATGGTAAATCAACATCATTATTATCTTTGGTTGAATCGTTACAGCAATCGCAGCAAACGAGTATTATTTTTGATGCAACAGGTGAATATAGTCAAATACCACATGCTATTACCTATACTTTGGGAGAAGATGCTAATTTAGATTTTGCAGAATTAGAAGCTAAGGATGTTGGAAACATATTAGGCATCAAAAATGCTAATTTAGTCCCAAAATTAGCTATGGCAATTGAATCACTTAAGATACAGAACAATGTCATCAAAAATAATGGTACCTATATCAAAATCAATAAAAAATTGACGACATTTGATCAGGAGCAACAAAAATTATCAGTTTTTGGACGTGATTATGATGCGACATTGTTGATGACACAAGTTATTCAAGAGTTTGCTGTACCATTTGGTGATTCAAGGGCAAATTATGATTTATTAGGCCAAGAAATTGATCATGAAGCGGTAAGATCACAATGGGGGGATCTATTAAGTGGGCAATCTCGTGTGAGACAGCCCACTTTAAATCGTGTGTTTAATATGCACCACAATCATACTGTACCTCGGGTGACACAGACAGATATATTTTACATTTTAAAGTTATTTTCTGAACGCCGAAGCCAGCAACGCACACTTGTCATTGATGTTAGTCAGTTGAAAACAGGTAGTGATGTTAGCCGATTAGTATTATCACTCCTACTCAAAAAGCTACTGGCCATCAGAATGGCTAGCACGATTCGTTTTCCAATCACAATTTTTCTTGATGAAGCACATCGCTATATGCCAGAAAACGAGCAACAACTTAATGATACTGGTTTGTTTAAAATACTGCGTGAGGGACGTAAGTATGGTATTTATTCTGTGGTTTCAACACAATCACCTTTAGATATACCTGCACAGTTAAGCGGTCAATTTGGTAGTGTATTGATTCATCAATTAAATCATCCCGATGAGTTACAACAGATTGTCAGCTTAAAAAACATAGCTGATTATCATAATTTATCCGTTGGGCAAGCTATACTTAAAATGTACCGCAACCCAAACACCATGCTAGTTGACGTCACGAAGCCAACGACTAAACATGACACAGCCTCGCCGAAGTTTAGGTAAAAAGGATGTTTATTGCAGCCTATCAATATCGCTTAACCTAGTTAGCTTTGGTTAATCCCTTCATAAAGAGTCACATCTAGCATATAAGTAGATTGTGTTGGTACATTCATCATACGGTTTTCTAAAACAGTCACGGCAGTATCTGCTAAATCATTTATAGGTTGAACGATTGTTGGCATGTTTGGTAAAACAGTGCGTATTAAATTTGTGCCATCAAATCCAATCACCAATGGCTGATTATTGGCGTTTGCATACTTTCGTTGAATTAAGGATAAAATTTGTGCAGCTTCAACGTCATTACCAGCAAATATACCATCGACATTGGGATGTTCGTCTAATAATCTAGAAAAGATAATGTCTTTTTCGCCATGGGATAGTTCAAATTCTACTTCCCAATGATGCGGTGTAAAATGATGTTTTTTTATTGTATCGATATAACCTTGATGTCTAAGACTACTAGGCATATTTGGGTAAGTGTGACCACTGGTATGGACTATGTGTTTAGCACCTTGATCAATTAAATATTGTGTGGCTAAAACACCACCATGATAGTTATCTACGGAAATAGTCGGAATTTCATCGTTTAGAATACGTTCAACTGAAACGATGGGTAACCCGCTATATTTATTATAGGTTTGTATATTAAAATTGTGTGTTCCCACGATCAAACCATCAACTTGATGAGAGAGCAACTGTCTGAGATAGTGCTCTTCTTTTTTTTCATCATACATTGAATCGCCCACAATTACTGTATATCCTTTGAGATATAACTTTTTTTCCAATAATTCCACGAGCTCACCAAAAAAAGGATGCGCAATTGCAGGGAAAAGTAATCCGATAATATGTGTTTTTTTCTTTTGTAACTGTTGGGCGGCAGCGTTTGGTTGATAATTTAATTGGGACATTGCCTGATATACATTATCAATTGTTTTTTGGCTTAAATAGCCACGATTATTTAGAACGCGTGATACAGTTGTTTTTGATACACCCGCTAATTTTGCGACATCTTCAAGTTTATAGCTCATTATTTTACATTCCATTTATAATTAATTAAAAAAATGCTTATCAACATATTGATAAGCATGTCATTTCAATTAAAGTATACTACAAAAAGTGTGGATTAAAATATTAAATCGTCTGACTATCAAGGCGATATGTTGTGAATTGACCTGATATGGTACTATTAGCATCCGAGACCAACGATATGGCAGGCGTTCCGGCGATGTAAAATCTTTCTGTAAATACTGCTTCACCTTGTTGAACAAATATTTCGATTACACTATGATCCACAAATATATTAAAATCTAGTTGATCTAGTTCATTTACAAAGGCGTATCTTGGATCATTTGGGTGATCTATGTGGTTAAGGACAAAAGTATGTGTATCTTTGTCAAAATAAAGCGAGATAATGTCATTATTTAAGACATCTTTTACATATAGGGAGACATTGCTGGTAGCTAAGGTTGCTTTAATTTCAATAGCACTGTTATGCTGAGACAACATTGTTGTGGGTGATAAGGGACCTTGACATAGTATCTCCTGTCTTAAGCTACTCGTTTCCGCGACAGGTTGCATGGTAAGATGGTCATCATTTAAAATTAATTGTCTTGGCAATGTTAATAAGCCTGTCCAACCATCAGATTTTTCATTAAACTTGCTTTCCCACATGTCGGCCCAACCAATAACAATGCGTCGTCCGTCAGGTGAAAGCAATGTTTGTGAGGCATAAAAGTCATGTCCGTGATCTAGTTCTTGAAAGTGATTTCGCTCAAATTTTTGCGTCGTATAGTCAAACTGACCAATGAAATAACCAGTTTGGTATAAATTTTTAAATTGATATGCTTGTGGTTGAATATTCATAGGTGACATTAGGAGAATTTCTTTGCCATTCAATGTGAAAAAGTCAGGACATTCCCACATATCTCCCTCAGCTGCGATAGACTGTGATTGATCTAAAACACCTAAATACTGCCATTCAAAAAGATCTGCTGATTGGTACAAAATAGCGCGTCCCAAGCCATTGTTTGACTGATTACCTAATATAATGTAATAGAAACCATTATGCTCCCATATTTTTGGATCTCGAAAATGATGTGAACTGTCGTCTGGAGCCTGTGAAATAATAGGATTATTCGCATATTTAGTAAAGTGAATACCATCATCACTGTAAGCTAGGTTTTGATTTTGCCAGAAGTGTTCTGGATCATTATCGCCATAGTAGTGATGACCTGTATAAACAAGCCATAGACGGCCGTCCTTAACGATGGCACTACCAGAAAAAACACCACCAGTATCTTCAGAATCGCCGGGCGTGAGCGCGATTGGTAAACCTTCCCAGTGTATTAAATCGCGGCTACGCTTATGACCCCAATGCATTGGTCCCCATTGTGCAGCATAAGGATAGTGTTGATAAAAAATATGATAATAGCCCTGAAAATACACGAAGCCATTGGGGTCGTTCATCCAGCCATTTGTTGGAGCAACATGATAATTTGGCCTGTAACGTGTATTAGTTATAGGAATGAAGTTTTCTTCGGTTAGTTGTTTTGTCATTTTTGTTGACTCCTTTGTATGAAAATTAATATTGGTTTTGACTATGATTATATTTTGGCTAATGGCGTACCATTAACATCTTGAGAATCTTTTTTAAGAACGAAGAAAGCATAAATACCAGCTAATAAAACCATGACTGAAATCACATGAAATGTGTTTTGATAACCAACATGATCTCGTAGTATTCCTAATGGTGTGGATAAAATAACTTGACCTATCTGAGCAGCAATTTGAAACCCAATCATATATAATGAGGCAGATAATTTTGTGTTAAAGTGTAGTGTGAAATAGCGGAAAATTGATAACGTAAACATTGGCACCTCTAATGAATGCAACATTTTAATAGCAGAAACAGTGTAGGGATTCGTATTAAAACCACAGAGACCGATACGCATAAACATAATAACTACGCCAATCATCAATGTACGTTTGACACCAATTTTTCTCATTATAATTGGAACGACACCTAGCATAATTGCTTCAAAAAATACTTGTATGCTGTTAAGGGTGCCATACGCATGTTGACCCAGAGCTGGGCTTGAGAATAACTTTGTATAGAAATCAGGGAACATTTGCGAATCAAATATCGTATAAAAAGTCCAACTGAAGATAATAAAGATGATAACTTGCCATAGTTCTGGTAACTTGAGTAAATGTAACATATCTGACAATTTTGGAATTGAATCTTCGCGTGCTAAGTCTGAGATGGCTTGTTTAGCATCACGTTCTTCTTTAGGCACCCAAAAGATAAGGTTGGCAAGCAAAAGAATGCCAAAAATAGATCCGAACCAAAAGTTCAATTGGGGGTTAATGACAAATAGAAGCCCTGCTAGTAAAGCAACAATTGCATATCCAAAAGATCCCCATGCACGTGCTTGGCCATATTCAAAAGAAAAAACACGGCTGAATCTTTCTGTAACAGCTTCTAAAATACCAACTGCTGACAAGAATCCTGTAGATAAGACAATAGCGCCAACCCACATGCCAATCACAAAGTGGTTGGTTAAAAGTGGTGCGTATACCCAGATGAAAAAAGGACCGATTAGAGTTGAGATGATAGCATTAAAGATTAGTAAGTATCTTTTTATAAACAGCCTATCTTGAATTGCACCGTATACAAACATAAGTATCAAACTGAATAAAGAATTAGCTGAAAAAATTGTACCCACTTGTGCGCCAGATAAGCCTAAACCGCCGTTGCTTGTTGGGGATGTTAACCAGAGTTGATAAAAACTCCACCAAATGCCCCAAGAGGCAAAAAACAGTAACATACTTGTAGAACTTTGAAGATAAGATGCGTTTTTGAAAGAACGCAGTCTGCTTTTAGTAGAATTCATAATGAAACCTTTCTTTATTTAGTTTTATGTAAACGCTTACATAAAATATTATAAGATTTTATGTTCAATGTGTCAACCGATTGCTATACATTTTTACCAATTGCGTGATCATTCTTGTCAAATACGCATCGCAACCAACAGTTGCAACCTTAGCAAATAAAGGGTTACAGCAATATTAGTTATAAGATTTTTAAAAATACGATTTCATGTATAATCAAATTCATAAGTGATGCAATCTAAAGATGATAGGAGAAAATAGTATATGAAAAATGTTTTTAAATCACAATTATGCTTACTGCGGCAAAAAATGAGTTTGTCGCAGGATGCTTTAGCTCAGAAATTATATGTGTCTCGGCAATCCGTGTCTAAATGGGAGCATGGTGATGCTGAACCAGATATTGATAAGTTGATTTCATTGGCAGAGATTTTAGCAGTTGACTTGAATTTTCTATTATCAGGTCAGCAGAGCAATGAAGAACTGATTATTCGGTTACAGAATATCAGTAAGAAATTCAAAAAGACAGTGCTTAAAGACATTAATTTGTCAGTGTATGGTCGTGATCGCATTGCTTTGTTAGGTGCTAATGGGTCTGGAAAGACGACAATTATTAACACAATTGTTGGTTTGGTTAAGCCTGATGGTGGACGAGTGAGACGTTTTTTTAATTCAAGTGATGACCTGAGTGTGATGTCACAAGAGAATGTATTGATTGAATCCTTAAAAGTGCGAGAACACGTGATGCTATCAGCTCAAATTCAAAGACAATATTCACCAATATTTGTGACTGAAATGATTAAAAAATTTAATCTCAATGAGCAGGCACAAGTTATTATTAGCCAATTATCTGGTGGTCAGAGAAGAAGATTGGCATTGTTAATTAGTTTACTTAAACCATCAAAACTTTTAATTTTAGATGAACCAACAGTGGGGATGGATCTGGAATCAATTGATTTCTTTTGGCACTATCTAGATCATGTTGGTGGCAGTGTGATAACGATTACGCATGATTTTAATCAAATCGATAAATATTTTACGCGTGTTATTTTGTTAAAGAATGGTGTGATTGACAAAGATGTATCAGTTGCAGCAATACATGCCAACAACCAGACAATTGAGCAGTGGTATCGTATTAGTAATCAGGAAGTTGGGTAGCATAGGATGATTATCTGGTTGGATATTAAAGAAACATCTCGTAATAAGCGTTTCCTGTTGTTTACACTGATTTTCCCTCTGGTTTGATATAGTATGATGATTAGCATGGCCAAATCATCGGGATTCTTCACGATGTCAAACGCCTATTTTTGGGTGAGTGCTGCATGTGCAATTGGCATTGCTGGAAATGCAGTGGTAACTTTTTCAAAAAAAATTAGTCACACTAGAAAATTTTATCAGCTGCAGGCCCACACATCAAACTACAGTATGCGACGTTGGTTAATGGATCAAATGGCAGTACAAATTATTTTAAACTTTGCCATTTGTGTTGTGATTATAGTGGCTGGTTTATTGATGAAGTCGTTGGCGTTCAATTTAAATATTGTTATCATGCTTGTACTGTTTTCTTTAATGGGGATTTACTTGAGTACTATTGGCTTCTTGTTAGGTATTTTTGTGGATAGTCGAACACTTGATGCGCTCAGTATGCCATTGAGTATGGTATTTGGGATGCTCATGGTACGCCTTGATACATGGTTATCTGGAAACGTTATAGTAGCAATCACGACTGTTCAAAAATTTTTCCCGGGATATTATTTGTTTGGCATCGTACAGAAAATTATTTTGAAACAGAATTTTAGTAACGAATTTTTGAAGTTTTTACTGAGTTGTTCACTCATGGTGATACCATTTATGATTGTAGTTATTGTGCAACATAAAAAGCATGTTCCTAGCTTGTCAGCAGACGAGGTGACACAATGATTAATTTGCATGCGTATATTAAAAAGCAGTATGAGTCTGGTGCGTATAGCAATTTTGGAGAGCAAATAAAGCAACAAACAAACGATTATGATTTGGGCTGTCAACAAGCTCGTCAGGACTTTATCAATCATAGGCTACGTCATTATCCTAATGCTTTGTTACGATTTGGAAATGTTATATTACATGATAAGTTAACTGAAGTAACAACATTTGTCCAAGGCTATAATGACCAAATGTGGATATTGCGTCATTGACAAGTTGTTTTAGTATGTATGACACAAAAAAACCGAGAATTTCAATTGAAGTGAACCCAATAACTTGGACAGAATAAAAATCTGTTCAGAAAGTTATTGGGTTTTTCTATGTCAAAATATTCAAATGAATTTAAATTAATGGTCGTTAAGGAATGGTTGTCTGGTCAAAATAGTTTGCCTGAATTAGTCAAAAAATATGCCATCAATAATGATCACGCGATACGCGAATGGCGAGATGAATATCTTGTGACAGACTCGATCGGCTCTAAAAACCACAAATCCTATTCACCAGAATTTAAAATGACCGTGTTGAACTACCTTGAAACTCATTCCCACTCTGAGGCAGCCCGCCACTTTGCCGTCTTTCCCAGCACAACAATTGGTAATTGGTTGAGATCATATCGCATTTTCGGTTACCAAGTAGGCACGGCAATGGGTTAAAACCTAAACCGAAAGGCAGACAACCAACTATGGGACGCAAACGCATTCATCCACTCACACCAGAACAACAAGAACTCGCTGACTTGAAGCAAGAGAATTATCAGTTAAGCATGGAAAATGCTGTGTTACTGTGGTAGGCAACGCGTACAAAAAATTAAAAGCCTTAGTGGATCAACGAACCGAGAAAAACAAACGGCAGTAACGTCACTAAGGCGGACTAAATATTTTAAATTGGCTGATTTATTAGCGCTAATTGGCTTGAAACGGAGTACGTATTATTATTTAGAAGCTCATCCGCCCAACACGTCATTAGACAACAAAATAGCGGACGTAATACGTCAGATTAAGTCACCACAATTCCAAAACGAATATGGTTATCGTCGCGTGACAACGTTGTTGCACGACCAAGGTTATTTGGTTAACCATAAGCGCGTGCTCCGCATTATGCGTCAAAACGCACTCCTCAGCACAACGTATAACACACGTAAACGCCGCTATAATTCCTATCGCGGCACAGTAGGTCGGATTGCCGAACGTGTCATTAAACGCGACTTTCAAGCTGACGCACCTTACCAAAAGATCGTCACAGACGTCACTGAAATGCAATTAAACGATCATAATAAAGCTTATTTGACGGCGTTTGTCGATTTATATGCAGGCGAAGTCCTGTCGTATCATTTAGCCAAAACACCAACCATGACGCTTGTCATGCGACCATTAAAAGCATTGTCAAAGCATCGTGGAGCTATTATTCATAGTGATCAGGGATTCCATTATCAGACACCGATGTTCATTAACACGTTGAAGGATTTTGGCATGACGCAAAGCATGAGCCGTAAATCAACACCAGTCGACAATGCACCGATTGAGAGCTTTTTCCATATTTTGAAAGCCAATATCGTGCATCATAAACAGTACGAATCATTTCATGATTTCAAAGTGGTCGTTGACGACTTTATCAATTATTACAACAATCACCGTATCAAACAAAAACTCAATGGTCTGTCGCCGGTTCAATATCGGCAACTCACCACTGAGTCTGTTAGTTAATTAATTCTATGTTGTCCAACTATTGGGGTTCACATCACAATTCTCGGTTTTTATAATACGGTTGTTTTACTAGGTTGTTCACCACGTAATGCGATGTAAAATTCGGCTTGAATAGCCAGTGTATAAGGTAAAGTAAATAAATTGGCGAGACCAAAAGTGAAAAAACCTAAGAAGTACCAGCCGATAAGACTGAGATACATCATGAATAATTGGCCTTTATAGTCGGTCATTAATTTTTGAGATTGCGCGATATAGTATTTGGTTGACTGAATATCACGCCCAGCGCGTAGGTCATCACGATACAAATACAAAGCCTGTGAGTATGAAAAACTCTTGATGATCCCGGGTATGATGAACAGTAATGTCCACAATAAGGTATAAACGGCACGTAGAAAAGCAATTTGGAATGCAGTACTAGTTAACAAGTTAAAACCAGCTTTAATTGGTGACTCAGGTGTTTTATCAGTTTCGTGCCAATCAATAAAGCCACTAACTGAACTTTCAGTAAAGAAATCACTGATGGCTGTCATCAATATGCCAATAACTATAACAATAATCAAAACAATGAGACTCACAATTGTAATGGTAAGCCAATTGTCTTGGAAAAGGTGCCCCATATTGCTTGCTGTATCGGTTACTTTTTGTGTTGTTGGATTCAAATTTTGTGAAAAAGTGACATCACGAGAATTGTGATCCGACATCACACCGAATACAGTGAATATCATCGGTACTAATGATAGTAAAAATGCTGCCTTAAAGTGTGTTGTGACACGTGACCACGCGATTTTTTTAATTTGTCTGTTATTTAGCATATTGTTTGAATTACTCCCACTAATCGTAAAACCATGGTAACAAGAAAAAGTGACATTTGCAAGTTAAACCTGTTAATAGCAGGCAAAAATGAGTAACAACTAAAAGATCAGATTTAAGATCATATAGTGTTTAGTTGGTTTGAGTTTAGGAAACGGCGGTTATATTGATATAGAGGTGTGCCAAAGTTAAGATAGATATTACTGTGATTAGATGTTAGGTTGCTTAGGGTGAAACAATTTGTGCAATGGATGGGCAAGGTGGCATGATATCATCAACGTTAAAGCGCTCAACCGCTATTATCTTACTTGAACATCATCGCTTGCTAAGCATTAATTTTTCTGGCGTTGAACGTGGTAGTTATGTCGAATTAACACCTATGAAAGATTGAGATGTTGCGAGAGAGTTAATTTTGATAAAAACTAGAGAAATTAACTCTAATTGATATTATCTGGTATAATGAAAACATCATGAGTTGCTAAAAAGGCAGATGGGTGTGTCAAAGAAAGTTAGTGGTTGCTGTAAACTAACCCGCCGCTGTCTCGAGTTACACAACGAAAAAAATATGACGTATGCCGCGATAAGGCATTTTAAGTGGTAGGTCCGATGACTTACAATTTAGGTGGTACCACGGTTAAAACCGTCCTATATTAATTTATAGGGCGGTTTTTGCTATCTATTGACCAATAAGGAGAAAAACATGAATTTTATAGAAGATCTTAAGTGGCGTGGGGCATTAAATCAAATCACAGATGAAAAGGGTTTACTGGATGCAATGGCAAGTGGCAAAATTGGGGCCTATGTTGGAACAGATCCAACGGCCGATTCATTGCATTTAGGTCATCTAATTCCATTTATGGTATTGAAGCGCTTTCAAAATGCTGGTGGTAAGGCAGTGATTATCATAGGTGGCGCGACAGGTGCGATTGGTGATCCGCGACCAACAACAGAACGTCAACTACTCACGCAAGAACAACTGGTTGAAAACGAAAAGGGTATTACAGCACAGGTTACAAAACTTTTCGGTGATAATGATACACGCATTGTTAACAATAATGACTGGCTAGGAAAGCTAACGCTAACAGATTTTCTGCGTGATTATGGTAAGCTATTCTCGATTAATGTCATGTTAAAAAAAGATGTTGTGGCTTCACGATTGGAAACAGGAATTTCTTTTACAGAATTCACTTATCAAGTACTGCAGGGCATTGATTTTCATGAGTTGTGGCGTCGAGAAGATGTGAAATTACAGATTGGTGGCTCTGACCAGTGGGGGAATATCACATCGGGTATTGATTTGATTCACTCACTTGAAGGTAATGCGGCAAAAGCCTTTGGTTTGACCATTCCTCTGATGACTGATTCAACAGGTAAAAAATTCGGAAAATCCGAAGGAAACGCAATCTGGTTGGATCCTGAAAAGACATCGCCTTATACATTCTATCAATTCTGGTTAAATCAAAACGATGCTGATGTCGTCAAATATTTGAAATATTTTACATTTTTGAACAGTGAAGAAATTGATGCATTAGCTAAAGCAATTGATACTAACCCCGGCGCACGTGAAGCACAACGTCGTTTGGCACAAGAAGTCACCAAGTTTGTTCATGGTCAAGCAGCTGTTGATGACGCTGAACAATTATCAAAAGCACTGTTTAGTGGGGATGTTGCAACATTGTCAGCGGCACAAATTGCTGACGCTTTTGG
It encodes the following:
- a CDS encoding transposase translates to MSKYSNEFKLMVVKEWLSGQNSLPELVKKYAINNDHAIREWRDEYLVTDSIGSKNHKSYSPEFKMTVLNYLETHSHSEAARHFAVFPSTTIGNWLRSYRIFGYQVGTAMG
- a CDS encoding IS3 family transposase, with the protein product MLCYCGRQRVQKIKSLSGSTNREKQTAVTSLRRTKYFKLADLLALIGLKRSTYYYLEAHPPNTSLDNKIADVIRQIKSPQFQNEYGYRRVTTLLHDQGYLVNHKRVLRIMRQNALLSTTYNTRKRRYNSYRGTVGRIAERVIKRDFQADAPYQKIVTDVTEMQLNDHNKAYLTAFVDLYAGEVLSYHLAKTPTMTLVMRPLKALSKHRGAIIHSDQGFHYQTPMFINTLKDFGMTQSMSRKSTPVDNAPIESFFHILKANIVHHKQYESFHDFKVVVDDFINYYNNHRIKQKLNGLSPVQYRQLTTESVS
- a CDS encoding DUF975 family protein yields the protein MLNNRQIKKIAWSRVTTHFKAAFLLSLVPMIFTVFGVMSDHNSRDVTFSQNLNPTTQKVTDTASNMGHLFQDNWLTITIVSLIVLIIVIVIGILMTAISDFFTESSVSGFIDWHETDKTPESPIKAGFNLLTSTAFQIAFLRAVYTLLWTLLFIIPGIIKSFSYSQALYLYRDDLRAGRDIQSTKYYIAQSQKLMTDYKGQLFMMYLSLIGWYFLGFFTFGLANLFTLPYTLAIQAEFYIALRGEQPSKTTVL
- the tyrS gene encoding tyrosine--tRNA ligase → MNFIEDLKWRGALNQITDEKGLLDAMASGKIGAYVGTDPTADSLHLGHLIPFMVLKRFQNAGGKAVIIIGGATGAIGDPRPTTERQLLTQEQLVENEKGITAQVTKLFGDNDTRIVNNNDWLGKLTLTDFLRDYGKLFSINVMLKKDVVASRLETGISFTEFTYQVLQGIDFHELWRREDVKLQIGGSDQWGNITSGIDLIHSLEGNAAKAFGLTIPLMTDSTGKKFGKSEGNAIWLDPEKTSPYTFYQFWLNQNDADVVKYLKYFTFLNSEEIDALAKAIDTNPGAREAQRRLAQEVTKFVHGQAAVDDAEQLSKALFSGDVATLSAAQIADAFGGVPSFDITAESKNIIDFLVDGGVDQSKRQAREDVNNGAITINGEKVTDVATEISPSAHYDGKFVLVRRGKKRYFLGKVQ